A part of Haladaptatus caseinilyticus genomic DNA contains:
- a CDS encoding sulfatase, translating into MSSGNQNVILLSMDALRADHLSCYGYERNTSPNLDKLANQGILFKNAYSASSHTREAVPAILTGRYPDEAINSNYHRARDTVATHLKQEGYTTAGFHSNPFVSRAYGFNDGFDMFDDDLHLGKHKLIALAQRALDKLRNRHYARADEINERSLDWIDSLDSDQPFFLWNHYMDPHGPYEPFDKYRALYHDEPVSDRRAQKLYKRAINFPESISNSERKLLIDLYDAEIRYTDKQVKEFIDILNNRGLLNDTLLVITADHGDAFGERGYYEHPRYVHEELTRVPMIVIDPDCGAKTVETPVNTIDVVPTLLDAAETNADLPGRSLLEFASEPSVNRTIFMQARGEKENSHLRRFAARNEDAIGYATYNLEAEEIVAEEVDDEELSCKLEAYIQERVAEGETQAADSDRDEADEEIERRLAALGYKE; encoded by the coding sequence ATGAGTTCCGGAAATCAGAATGTGATTCTTCTGTCGATGGACGCACTTCGTGCGGATCATCTATCCTGTTATGGATACGAGAGGAACACATCCCCCAATCTCGACAAATTGGCGAACCAAGGTATCTTATTTAAGAACGCGTACAGTGCAAGTTCACACACACGTGAAGCAGTGCCGGCGATCCTCACAGGACGATATCCTGATGAAGCAATCAACTCGAACTACCATCGCGCCAGAGATACAGTCGCTACTCATCTAAAACAAGAGGGGTACACCACCGCGGGGTTTCACTCGAATCCTTTCGTCTCACGAGCCTACGGATTCAATGATGGGTTTGATATGTTTGATGACGATCTCCATCTTGGCAAACACAAACTCATCGCGCTCGCTCAGCGGGCGTTGGATAAACTACGCAACCGACACTATGCTCGGGCGGATGAAATCAACGAACGGTCACTCGATTGGATCGATTCCCTCGATAGCGATCAACCATTCTTCCTCTGGAACCACTACATGGATCCACACGGACCATACGAACCCTTCGATAAATATCGAGCGTTATATCACGACGAGCCAGTAAGCGACAGGCGCGCGCAAAAACTCTACAAGCGAGCAATCAACTTTCCGGAATCGATTTCGAACTCTGAACGAAAACTACTCATCGATTTGTACGACGCTGAAATCCGCTACACAGACAAACAAGTTAAGGAGTTCATCGATATACTGAATAACAGAGGGCTACTCAACGATACTCTCCTCGTGATTACGGCGGATCACGGCGATGCCTTCGGTGAACGTGGATACTACGAACATCCACGCTACGTTCACGAGGAACTCACTCGAGTTCCGATGATTGTTATAGATCCGGATTGCGGAGCGAAAACCGTCGAGACGCCGGTCAACACCATTGACGTCGTTCCCACGCTGTTGGACGCAGCCGAAACGAACGCCGACCTGCCGGGTCGGTCGCTATTGGAATTTGCCTCGGAACCGTCCGTGAACCGAACCATATTCATGCAAGCCCGCGGGGAAAAAGAGAACAGCCACCTCCGCCGCTTCGCCGCACGAAACGAGGATGCGATCGGGTACGCGACGTACAATCTGGAGGCGGAGGAGATCGTTGCAGAAGAGGTGGACGACGAAGAACTGTCCTGTAAACTCGAAGCTTACATCCAAGAACGGGTAGCAGAAGGAGAAACGCAGGCCGCCGATTCGGACAGGGACGAGGCAGACGAAGAGATTGAACGTCGACTTGCCGCATTGGGGTACAAAGAGTAA
- a CDS encoding glycosyltransferase family 4 protein, which produces MKIGINARTFSVDEPGGSVQTSLRLTNELMTYPEIEVVLFGHNSLKHIFPNAKIIDKYYLKDSQIYGLFWERTVLPNIASAEEVDVLYCPNGNAPLHPVSYPVVMCIHDINAIKGMSNKHHQLYRKLTVPQAAKSADAVVTVSNFSKREIVNELSIDSNKINVVHNGIKNTYFNNESSSSIDLPEKYILYVGAFNPRKNIKRLVAAFKQLKEEADIPHKLVLIGPKNKMIFKNMDITISEEIITPGFLKIEELKFAYQNATIFAYPSLYEGFGLPPLEAMACKTPVVASTASSLPEILDNAAELADPYEIEDIKQSIYKVISDEQYQDKLANLGQIRSQRFTWKAAAEKMVDIFISVNNKR; this is translated from the coding sequence ATGAAAATTGGGATTAATGCACGTACGTTCTCAGTTGATGAACCAGGTGGATCAGTGCAAACATCACTGAGATTGACCAATGAGTTGATGACCTACCCTGAGATTGAAGTAGTACTATTTGGTCATAATTCTTTAAAACATATTTTTCCAAATGCAAAAATAATTGATAAATATTATCTTAAAGACAGTCAAATATACGGATTATTCTGGGAACGAACGGTGCTTCCCAATATAGCTTCAGCAGAAGAGGTAGATGTACTCTACTGTCCCAACGGAAACGCGCCCTTGCATCCCGTTTCATATCCCGTTGTAATGTGCATCCACGATATAAACGCAATCAAAGGAATGTCAAATAAGCACCATCAATTATATAGAAAATTAACAGTACCACAAGCTGCTAAATCAGCCGATGCAGTCGTGACTGTTTCAAATTTTTCAAAAAGAGAAATAGTAAATGAATTATCTATTGATTCAAACAAAATAAATGTTGTACATAACGGCATTAAAAACACATATTTCAATAATGAGAGCAGTTCGTCAATTGACTTACCAGAAAAGTATATACTATATGTTGGAGCATTTAATCCAAGGAAAAACATTAAACGTCTCGTAGCAGCGTTCAAGCAATTAAAAGAGGAAGCAGATATACCTCACAAGCTTGTTCTAATTGGACCTAAGAATAAAATGATATTTAAAAATATGGATATTACCATATCGGAAGAGATTATAACTCCTGGGTTCCTGAAAATAGAAGAATTAAAATTCGCTTATCAAAATGCTACGATATTTGCCTATCCTTCGTTATATGAAGGATTTGGATTACCACCCTTAGAGGCGATGGCCTGTAAAACACCAGTTGTGGCATCTACAGCATCCTCACTTCCTGAAATATTAGACAATGCAGCAGAATTGGCCGATCCATACGAGATCGAGGATATTAAACAATCAATATATAAGGTAATAAGTGACGAACAATATCAAGACAAATTGGCTAATCTGGGTCAAATTAGAAGTCAACGATTCACATGGAAAGCTGCAGCAGAAAAAATGGTGGATATATTTATATCAGTTAATAATAAAAGATAA
- a CDS encoding sulfatase-like hydrolase/transferase → MVNDIYLITIDCLRYDKCGFSGYEKDTTPNIDKLAENGAVFEDAIAPGPRTSESIPGILSGRHSYQCDYVEELSYKSIPNNAETFASWLSNHGYTTVGIVANPQLTPIRNFDAGFDKFRNIRIESQGDKFSEEGDTSGNPVLGVGRALLRQMENSPLPLNPVRLAFVGYRIKQLYDGWPTIDGKIVIDNLMSYMSDREGPMFAWTHLNDLHTPIHPRRAKEGGMANHSSLRQFWDDSKRVRHQYAPIYEKAYDSVLKYIDAQVGRFIDFLKNEDRWEKSLVIVTADHGDSMLEHGYYDHGAGAEQRICNDDRDYLYRDLLHVPLVLSGPQVSQTRIQKSFSLTWLNELVAQTVNIERGDFPIEKDIGNISIREFYPSRPVIADALTERGHTIVAHD, encoded by the coding sequence ATGGTAAATGACATTTATTTAATTACGATTGATTGTCTTAGGTATGATAAGTGTGGGTTTTCAGGGTATGAAAAAGACACCACACCAAATATAGATAAATTGGCCGAAAATGGAGCCGTTTTTGAAGATGCCATTGCCCCGGGTCCTCGAACGAGTGAATCGATCCCAGGTATCCTTTCAGGTCGACATTCGTATCAATGTGACTATGTGGAAGAGTTATCATATAAATCAATACCCAATAATGCAGAAACCTTCGCTTCTTGGCTCTCCAACCATGGATATACCACTGTCGGAATTGTAGCAAACCCACAATTGACGCCCATTCGGAATTTCGACGCCGGATTTGACAAATTCAGGAACATTCGTATCGAATCGCAGGGGGATAAATTTTCAGAGGAAGGTGATACCAGTGGAAATCCAGTACTAGGAGTGGGCCGAGCTCTTCTCCGGCAAATGGAAAATTCACCTCTTCCTCTTAATCCGGTCAGATTAGCATTTGTTGGATATAGAATAAAGCAATTGTATGATGGTTGGCCAACCATTGATGGGAAAATAGTGATTGATAATTTAATGTCATATATGTCCGATAGAGAAGGACCCATGTTTGCCTGGACCCATTTGAATGATTTACATACACCAATTCATCCAAGGCGAGCAAAAGAAGGAGGGATGGCTAATCATTCATCATTACGCCAATTTTGGGACGATTCAAAGCGGGTGCGCCACCAATATGCACCAATCTATGAAAAAGCGTATGATAGCGTGCTCAAATATATTGACGCACAAGTCGGACGTTTTATTGACTTTCTTAAAAATGAAGATCGTTGGGAAAAATCGCTAGTCATTGTAACTGCAGACCATGGAGATTCAATGTTGGAGCATGGTTACTATGATCACGGTGCAGGGGCTGAACAGAGAATATGCAACGATGATCGTGATTACCTGTATCGCGATTTGTTACACGTCCCATTGGTTCTTTCCGGCCCGCAAGTTAGTCAAACCAGAATTCAAAAGAGTTTCTCACTCACATGGCTTAACGAATTAGTGGCACAAACAGTTAACATTGAAAGAGGAGATTTCCCAATTGAAAAAGATATTGGAAATATATCGATTAGAGAATTTTATCCATCTCGGCCGGTTATTGCCGATGCTCTAACCGAAAGAGGTCATACTATAGTTGCACATGACTAA
- a CDS encoding glycosyltransferase family 4 protein: MKILLITREFPPHVLGGISYALAQICDELLRDHDVEVITGTCREASDRPIHEISRDFTLHTVDFGSIEGNHIRFPYALKTFLADFDIERFDIAYTHTPLPYGLKIPLITHYHDSKRKSGEYVMKEYSTFKKILDKIVEPTRRFVDQRSLDVSDHYIFNSKICRDAWQEYYKFSSPSNIVYNGVDSGEFFPEEGQEDYVLFIGDNERKGIDDVRRFSSETQRRVIIVGDPNHSSQYFETLSDISQEELRSLYSKAYATIHPANFEAFGNIILESLACGTPVVVSSRCGASELLNESTGVVSNDLTKGVEEVSSCDTASCRKLAEKYSWKAAIENLNEIFIKY; encoded by the coding sequence ATGAAAATATTACTGATAACTAGAGAATTTCCCCCTCATGTACTTGGTGGCATATCGTATGCCCTTGCTCAAATCTGTGATGAACTGTTAAGAGATCACGATGTGGAAGTAATTACTGGAACATGTCGAGAAGCGTCCGACCGTCCAATCCACGAAATCAGCCGTGACTTCACCCTACATACCGTTGACTTTGGGAGTATTGAAGGAAATCATATTAGGTTCCCATATGCTTTGAAAACCTTTCTAGCTGATTTTGATATCGAACGATTCGATATTGCATATACTCACACTCCACTTCCGTATGGTCTGAAAATACCCCTTATAACTCACTATCATGACTCCAAACGAAAGTCGGGCGAGTATGTCATGAAAGAGTACAGTACGTTCAAGAAAATATTAGATAAAATAGTAGAACCAACAAGGAGATTTGTTGACCAACGTTCATTAGATGTGTCGGATCATTACATTTTCAACAGTAAAATATGTCGTGATGCATGGCAGGAGTACTACAAATTCTCATCACCCTCTAATATTGTCTACAATGGTGTTGATTCAGGTGAGTTTTTTCCCGAAGAAGGACAGGAGGACTATGTTCTTTTTATTGGAGATAATGAAAGAAAAGGCATAGACGACGTGAGGCGGTTTTCAAGTGAAACTCAACGTCGTGTGATCATTGTTGGCGATCCAAATCACAGTTCACAATATTTTGAGACCTTATCTGACATCTCTCAAGAAGAACTTCGTAGTTTGTATAGTAAGGCTTATGCCACTATTCACCCTGCCAATTTCGAAGCATTTGGAAATATCATCTTAGAATCTTTAGCTTGTGGGACCCCTGTTGTAGTGTCTTCGAGGTGCGGTGCAAGTGAATTACTCAACGAGTCTACCGGAGTTGTGTCAAATGATCTTACAAAAGGTGTTGAGGAAGTTTCCAGTTGTGACACTGCATCATGCAGAAAGCTAGCTGAAAAATATTCCTGGAAAGCAGCTATAGAAAATCTCAACGAAATATTCATTAAATACTGA
- a CDS encoding flippase, with translation MTSSSNALGNLAKSSVIILIGTIVGRLLALCSEIFIARTLNPELFGEIALTYTIVLSIGSILVIGSDEGITRMLSSNNVSSGNTIISGYVIALAGATIGSVTIYFARFLIADILSAPSFSDLIPYFLPFLLLYPLSRISFGILRAEGKSLHAVVSRELIPRIGCFIILTLFLYFNRPEEGAAIYWAFLPLFVLISSFYYVDWPTRSSLNFDKKSLHELFAFSWPLAVSSTVFLLLSNSDMIMIAYFLDSQDVGLYRAVQPLRQVTTFVMSSFTFLFLPLATRYFEENDIISLHQFYQTSTKWIVTLTFPPVLLFTFFSGDTVRVFFGSAYSAAAPTLAVLTGGLFIRSLVGLDGDVVKAINRPQIELYASVVGVVSNILLNIWLIPQFGIVGAAFGTVIGYGIYNLIEIIIIYRMTSIHPFSSHLLKPLLANILITAIISKVIGHITNFTGLISLGIVISIFQLICLVGTSSLEKDDLDLYYQIENRFGIEIPLIRAILKSGVQ, from the coding sequence GTGACCTCTTCCTCCAACGCGCTTGGAAATCTAGCAAAAAGTTCAGTAATAATATTAATTGGGACAATTGTCGGTAGATTACTTGCCCTATGTAGCGAAATTTTTATTGCACGAACATTAAATCCTGAATTGTTTGGAGAAATTGCACTTACTTATACTATTGTTTTATCAATTGGTAGTATCCTTGTGATTGGATCGGACGAAGGCATCACTCGAATGCTCTCATCCAATAATGTATCAAGTGGGAATACTATTATCTCAGGATACGTGATTGCTTTAGCAGGAGCAACAATTGGATCGGTAACAATATACTTTGCCCGTTTTTTAATCGCAGATATTTTATCAGCACCGTCTTTCTCAGATCTCATTCCATACTTTCTGCCATTTTTACTTCTTTATCCCCTCTCTCGGATCTCGTTCGGTATTCTTAGAGCAGAAGGGAAATCTCTACATGCTGTGGTTTCTCGAGAACTCATACCCCGAATTGGATGCTTTATCATTTTGACTCTATTCCTTTATTTCAACCGTCCGGAAGAAGGAGCAGCTATCTATTGGGCATTTCTTCCACTATTCGTTCTTATCTCTTCTTTTTATTATGTTGATTGGCCTACCAGGTCATCACTGAATTTCGACAAAAAATCATTGCATGAACTATTTGCATTTTCTTGGCCACTTGCAGTCAGTTCCACTGTTTTTCTTCTGCTTTCAAATTCAGATATGATCATGATTGCGTACTTTTTGGATTCACAAGATGTTGGTCTTTATCGTGCCGTACAGCCTCTTCGTCAAGTAACTACTTTTGTAATGAGTTCTTTTACTTTTTTGTTTTTACCACTAGCAACCAGATATTTCGAAGAGAATGACATAATTTCTCTCCATCAGTTCTATCAGACCTCCACGAAATGGATTGTCACTCTTACCTTCCCACCTGTGCTGTTATTCACGTTCTTCTCAGGGGATACTGTGAGGGTATTCTTTGGAAGCGCATATTCAGCTGCTGCTCCGACACTGGCAGTACTAACCGGTGGTCTCTTTATACGTTCTTTAGTTGGTTTAGACGGTGACGTAGTAAAGGCAATTAACCGACCCCAGATCGAGTTATATGCTTCAGTTGTCGGTGTAGTGTCAAATATTCTGTTGAATATTTGGTTAATACCCCAATTTGGAATTGTTGGCGCAGCTTTTGGAACGGTCATCGGATATGGGATATACAATTTAATAGAAATTATAATAATTTATCGAATGACAAGTATTCACCCATTTTCCAGCCATCTATTAAAGCCTTTACTCGCCAATATATTAATTACGGCTATTATTTCGAAGGTAATCGGCCACATAACCAATTTCACTGGATTGATTTCATTAGGCATCGTTATTTCTATTTTTCAACTCATATGTTTAGTCGGGACGAGTAGCCTTGAAAAAGATGATTTAGATCTATATTATCAGATTGAAAACCGTTTCGGTATTGAAATCCCATTGATCAGAGCAATTCTTAAATCTGGTGTTCAGTGA
- a CDS encoding sulfatase-like hydrolase/transferase → MMKIPGFTLSDAIAPSPWTFPSVSSYLTGLYPHKHGAVAHTDSNSDSFAMPKQTNEGKPLPILFEEHGYETFAGYGFPMPFMATKSWFQSHRVYADANSEKVTDKYQSWRSDRERTFGYIHLGDVHAPIEIPDEYIKQRKVDTSIDQLKSFSKYTNNYNSNDENCRRYRKHRLRLYHAAIDYTLEVVKSLNNELENTTIFIFGDHGEAHWEFSDLDRKFTDSRPNYCCGHGGTPFDVVARVPIGSTDSKLVPTGGRASLIDLPKTIASLIGKGDQYTGCNWKDPISTGRKVLCEGVRYGVERKAIYCDTQKIIVSKQDDVILSSYIKDGKEQFDANEENEELVSALPDDWEDSDPVGQTSKMVESQLRALGYK, encoded by the coding sequence ATGATGAAAATCCCTGGTTTTACACTTTCTGATGCTATAGCCCCAAGTCCTTGGACATTTCCATCTGTATCTAGCTATTTGACCGGATTATATCCACATAAGCATGGAGCCGTTGCGCATACAGATTCAAATAGTGATTCATTCGCAATGCCAAAACAGACAAACGAGGGAAAACCTCTTCCAATCCTTTTTGAGGAGCACGGATATGAGACATTTGCTGGATACGGTTTCCCAATGCCATTCATGGCGACAAAAAGTTGGTTCCAATCACACCGAGTGTATGCGGATGCCAATTCAGAAAAAGTAACAGATAAATATCAGTCATGGCGATCAGATCGGGAACGAACATTCGGTTATATTCATCTAGGTGATGTTCATGCTCCTATTGAAATTCCAGATGAATACATCAAACAAAGGAAGGTAGATACCTCCATAGACCAACTTAAATCCTTTAGTAAATATACTAATAATTATAATTCTAATGATGAAAACTGTAGACGATATCGTAAACATCGATTGCGGCTATATCATGCAGCTATTGATTATACTCTAGAAGTAGTAAAAAGCCTAAACAATGAACTAGAAAATACGACGATTTTTATATTTGGTGACCATGGAGAAGCTCATTGGGAATTCTCCGATCTCGATAGAAAGTTCACTGATAGCCGACCAAATTACTGCTGTGGGCATGGTGGTACTCCCTTTGACGTCGTTGCAAGAGTCCCGATTGGCTCAACTGATTCAAAATTAGTTCCCACAGGTGGACGTGCCAGTCTAATCGATTTACCGAAAACAATTGCCTCACTAATTGGTAAAGGAGACCAATATACAGGTTGTAATTGGAAAGACCCAATATCAACGGGTCGAAAAGTCCTTTGTGAGGGAGTACGCTACGGTGTAGAGCGGAAAGCTATTTATTGTGACACTCAGAAAATCATTGTATCCAAGCAGGATGATGTAATTCTTTCATCATACATTAAGGATGGAAAGGAACAATTTGATGCTAATGAAGAAAATGAAGAATTAGTTTCAGCTCTCCCAGATGATTGGGAAGATTCTGACCCAGTTGGACAAACAAGTAAGATGGTTGAAAGTCAGCTTCGGGCGCTTGGGTATAAGTGA
- a CDS encoding glycosyltransferase family 2 protein encodes MSEEETIPSSRNRTVAEEQDADSPGNLLVGKDSAVTPLLSVIMPTLNEEDGIAECIEMVKRGISKIGVTTEIIISDSSTDRTPEIAREMGAIVVEPDKPGYGYAYRYAFDHARGRYIVIGDADTTYDFEDIPRLLEEVTHNDADMVMGSRLEGEIKSGAMPPLHQYIGNPLLTKFLNTFYGAGVSDAHSGFRIIEREAYEELELKTTGMEYASEMIMEAGARDMTIKEVPITYHEREGDATLDSFSDGWRHVKFMLVNAPGYLFSVPAMFLSGIGLLVMFLAYTGITINGVHVGLHSMIAGSLLAISGYQVGSLGVFATVAGNPIKQSRQPIMGRILKQLQLEHAATLGVLLFAGGTVYAAYLVIQWVSSGFVELPLLMDDILAFTAIVLGVQTIFSAFLVSTISE; translated from the coding sequence ATGAGCGAAGAGGAAACTATACCCTCCAGTCGTAACCGTACAGTAGCAGAAGAACAGGACGCGGATTCACCAGGCAATCTCCTTGTTGGGAAAGACAGTGCTGTGACCCCCCTGTTGAGTGTGATCATGCCCACACTCAATGAAGAAGATGGGATTGCAGAATGCATTGAAATGGTGAAACGAGGGATCAGTAAAATTGGTGTGACGACTGAGATCATTATCAGTGATAGTTCAACTGATCGTACTCCAGAGATCGCACGCGAAATGGGTGCAATCGTCGTTGAACCGGACAAACCTGGATATGGGTATGCATATCGGTATGCGTTTGACCATGCTCGTGGCCGGTACATCGTCATTGGGGATGCAGATACAACGTACGATTTTGAGGATATTCCTCGGCTCTTAGAGGAGGTTACGCACAACGATGCGGATATGGTGATGGGGAGTCGGCTTGAAGGTGAAATCAAATCTGGTGCCATGCCACCTCTGCATCAGTATATTGGCAACCCACTGCTGACGAAGTTTCTCAATACGTTTTATGGAGCGGGTGTTTCCGACGCGCACAGTGGATTCCGTATCATTGAACGTGAGGCGTATGAGGAGTTGGAATTAAAGACAACCGGAATGGAATACGCCAGCGAAATGATCATGGAGGCTGGTGCGCGCGATATGACGATCAAAGAGGTGCCCATTACGTATCACGAACGCGAAGGTGATGCTACGCTCGATAGCTTTAGTGACGGTTGGCGACACGTGAAGTTCATGCTCGTGAATGCACCGGGATATTTGTTCTCAGTTCCAGCGATGTTCCTTTCTGGGATTGGGTTGTTAGTGATGTTTCTAGCGTATACTGGTATTACGATCAATGGAGTACACGTCGGCCTGCACTCAATGATTGCCGGGAGTTTATTGGCGATCAGCGGCTATCAGGTTGGAAGCCTCGGAGTGTTTGCGACAGTCGCTGGAAATCCGATTAAACAATCGCGTCAGCCAATCATGGGTCGGATATTAAAACAGTTGCAACTCGAACATGCAGCGACACTTGGGGTCTTATTGTTCGCCGGTGGCACGGTCTATGCGGCGTATCTCGTAATCCAGTGGGTGTCGAGTGGATTCGTTGAGTTACCATTGTTGATGGACGACATACTCGCGTTCACTGCGATTGTCTTAGGTGTTCAAACCATTTTTTCGGCGTTCTTAGTGAGCACTATATCGGAATAA
- a CDS encoding sodium/phosphate symporter, with product MTNRRPYVFIGITVFMVAVAMRTIPLYWSYLPFNLDGLQFAAPARYTLSHGHLPTSYGFFHPDKYTFSALLTICSQLTGISPLRIAQPAIAVIGSVPCLIAVWLTRRIGHQLQWNPVHTRIAAALAGLVLATEGVYLGRSAAVTSEGLGLVFVAILAIVFYRLLQTGRWPWIVLTALLIAIFPLTHNLSTMIGALVITALLAVSVRQSTGRVLVAGGLAVIAFWIYLSSYYSVMGMNELSRVSSVPGLFLAWIIVLFVAAVWIPSTSVRTQRSVPMFALFGGVGVLVANFFVPVFPGTASLHMSALLFSIPIICIGLLATHGLPYITVARDGVIGLALLLGPLTLIGFGLTGRLTIEYQGLIVRGQIFLHLVAAILAALAVVSLSLRGDSSSHVWNGIRAGFVPLLLVAALMSAPLAFTGLHATSAQAVIAPSEYESTTFAANYVPNTWVSDGHLSRLALYYYPRQTNATYTPMYQWAQGGGMPPTCTVVSQSSWTTLGVQLFPDSPKRISASKYQQWIAKQNMVYTTSGNDQITITRPIADNGKYC from the coding sequence ATGACTAACCGTCGTCCGTACGTCTTCATTGGTATCACCGTCTTCATGGTGGCAGTCGCGATGCGGACAATCCCGCTCTATTGGAGCTATCTTCCGTTCAATCTCGACGGTCTCCAATTTGCTGCCCCCGCTCGATATACACTCTCTCATGGCCATCTTCCAACTTCTTATGGATTTTTTCACCCAGATAAATACACATTCTCTGCATTGCTCACCATTTGTAGCCAGTTGACGGGGATTTCACCACTTCGTATTGCACAGCCCGCAATCGCAGTGATTGGCAGTGTCCCCTGTTTGATTGCAGTGTGGCTGACGCGGCGTATCGGTCATCAGTTACAATGGAACCCAGTGCATACACGTATCGCAGCTGCTCTCGCTGGTCTTGTTTTAGCAACAGAAGGCGTCTACCTTGGTCGATCTGCAGCAGTAACAAGTGAAGGACTTGGTCTCGTATTTGTCGCTATTTTAGCGATTGTCTTTTACCGACTGTTGCAAACTGGCCGGTGGCCATGGATCGTATTGACGGCCTTGCTGATCGCTATCTTCCCACTAACGCACAATCTGAGTACAATGATCGGTGCCCTTGTGATTACAGCGCTTCTCGCTGTCTCGGTTCGTCAGTCGACAGGACGTGTCCTTGTTGCAGGTGGACTAGCAGTCATCGCATTTTGGATCTATCTCAGTAGCTATTACTCTGTTATGGGAATGAACGAACTCTCTCGAGTCTCGTCTGTTCCTGGGCTCTTTCTTGCCTGGATTATTGTTTTGTTTGTCGCAGCAGTTTGGATCCCATCAACGAGTGTCCGAACACAACGTAGCGTACCCATGTTCGCACTATTTGGCGGTGTCGGAGTTCTGGTTGCTAATTTCTTCGTTCCTGTTTTCCCCGGAACAGCGTCACTCCATATGTCTGCATTGCTGTTTTCCATTCCAATCATTTGTATCGGTCTCCTCGCTACCCATGGACTCCCATATATTACGGTTGCAAGGGATGGTGTGATCGGTCTTGCTCTTCTTCTTGGCCCATTGACGCTCATTGGTTTCGGATTGACAGGTAGATTGACAATTGAATATCAGGGGCTTATCGTCCGAGGACAGATCTTTCTACACTTGGTGGCCGCTATCTTAGCGGCGCTTGCCGTCGTCAGTCTCAGCCTACGAGGGGATTCCAGTAGTCATGTATGGAACGGTATTCGTGCTGGATTTGTTCCGCTCTTGCTAGTAGCAGCACTGATGAGTGCGCCATTGGCCTTTACAGGGTTGCATGCAACTTCAGCACAGGCAGTTATTGCACCCAGCGAGTATGAGTCCACAACATTCGCTGCGAACTACGTCCCGAATACGTGGGTAAGTGATGGTCATCTCTCACGTCTCGCCCTCTATTACTATCCCCGTCAGACAAATGCGACTTATACCCCAATGTATCAGTGGGCCCAAGGCGGAGGGATGCCTCCCACTTGTACTGTTGTCTCACAGTCCTCTTGGACGACTTTAGGCGTCCAATTGTTTCCCGATTCTCCGAAACGGATTTCTGCCAGTAAATATCAGCAATGGATTGCAAAACAAAACATGGTCTATACGACAAGTGGAAATGATCAGATTACTATTACAAGACCGATAGCAGACAATGGAAAATATTGCTGA